The window ATACCGCCCCGGAAGGACGTCGAGGGGGGCCCGGCGATCGTCGCGCAGCATTTGACGAAGAAGTTCGGCGATTTCACGGCCGTCGACGACGTCAGCTTCACGATCCCTCGGGGCGAGATCTTCGGCTTCCTGGGCTCGAACGGCTGCGGCAAGTCGACCACCATGAAGATGCTCACCGGTCTGCTGCCGGCGACGTCGGGCGAGGCGCTGCTGTTCGGCGAGAAGGTGGAGGCGGGGAGCGTCGAGGTCCGCAAACGCGTCGGCTACATGTCTCAGGCGTTCTCGCTCTACGGCGAGCTGACCGTCGATCAGAACCTCTGGCTCCACGCCCGATTGTTCCACCTCCCGCCCGACAAGATGGCCGGCCGGATCGACGAGCTCGTCGATCGTTTCGGCCTGCGGAAGTACCTCGACCACGGGGCCGAAGCGCTGCCCCTGGGCCTTCGCCAGAGGCTTTCGCTGGCGGTCGCCGTGATTCACAACCCGGAGATCCTGATCCTCGACGAGCCCACGTCGGGCGTCGACCCGGTGGCCCGCGACGAGTTCTGGGAGCTGCTCATCGAGCTGTCGCGGAACGAGGCGATCACCATCTTCGTGACGACCCACTTCATGAACGAGGCCCTCCGGTGCGACCGGATCTCGCTCATGCACTCCGGCCGGGTGCTCGCCTGCGACGCCCCCCAGACGCTCATCGAGGCCCGCAAGGCGCCAGACCTGGAGACGGCCTTCATCGGCTACATCGAAGACGCCATCGGCGCGGGCTCGGAGGCCGGAAAGGACGAGAAGGCCCGCGAGGCGCTCCGGACGGCGATGTCGTCGCCCTCGGCCCGTGCTTCGACCGAGGCCGGCGGCGAATACTTCAGCCTTGGTCGAATCTCCGCGTTCGCCCGCCGCGAGACGTTGGAGATTCTCCGCGACCCCGTCCGCCTGGCCTTTGCGTTCGTGGGGTCGGTACTGCTGATGCTCGTCTTCGGCTATGGGATCACGACGGACGTCGAGAACATCCGCTATGCCTCCTTCGACCAGGACCGGTCCCCCGAGAGCCGCTCGCTCGACGCCGCCTATCCCGCGTCGAAACGCTGGTTCCTGGAACGGCCGCCCATCCAGTCGCCGGAGTCCGGCGAGGAGCGGCTGAAGGCCAACGACGTCTCGCTGATTTTGGAGATCCCGCCCAACTTCGGCCGCGAGGTGCTCAAAGGCCAGTCGCCCGAAGTTCACGCGGCGATCGATGGCGCCAGTCCGTTCCGAGCCGAGACGATCCAGCAGTACGCCCAGGGCGTTTACATGACGCACATGGAGGAGGTCTTCCAGTCTCAGTTCGCCGGCAAGACGACGGCCGTCTCCTCCACCATTCAGCCTCGGTTCCGCTACAACCCCTCGTTCGAGAGCGTCTACGCCATTGTCCCCAGCGTGCCGCCGATCCTCATGATCCTGATCCCCGCCATCCTCATGGCCGTCAGCGTCGCGCGTGAGAAGGAGCTGGGCTCGATCGTCAACTTCTACGTCTCGCCGGCCACGCGGATAGACTTTCTGGTCGGCAA of the Paludisphaera rhizosphaerae genome contains:
- the rbbA gene encoding ribosome-associated ATPase/putative transporter RbbA: MATGGAPVATVESVVHAYDRSSHALDGVTAEFPSGCMIGLIGPDGVGKSTLMGLIAGSRKVQGGKVLVLGGDIADEKHRRAVCTRIAYMPQGLGKNLYPELSVYENIDFFARLFGLSAAERKVRIPALLEATGLGPFPNRPAGKLSGGMKQKVSLCGALIHDPDLLILDEPTTGVDPLSRRQFWTLIDTIRESRPGMSVLVSTAYMDEAQQFDWLMAMNAGKILGSGTVADVLKRTNSADLEEAFVAMLPEEARGGDRKKLVIPPRKDVEGGPAIVAQHLTKKFGDFTAVDDVSFTIPRGEIFGFLGSNGCGKSTTMKMLTGLLPATSGEALLFGEKVEAGSVEVRKRVGYMSQAFSLYGELTVDQNLWLHARLFHLPPDKMAGRIDELVDRFGLRKYLDHGAEALPLGLRQRLSLAVAVIHNPEILILDEPTSGVDPVARDEFWELLIELSRNEAITIFVTTHFMNEALRCDRISLMHSGRVLACDAPQTLIEARKAPDLETAFIGYIEDAIGAGSEAGKDEKAREALRTAMSSPSARASTEAGGEYFSLGRISAFARRETLEILRDPVRLAFAFVGSVLLMLVFGYGITTDVENIRYASFDQDRSPESRSLDAAYPASKRWFLERPPIQSPESGEERLKANDVSLILEIPPNFGREVLKGQSPEVHAAIDGASPFRAETIQQYAQGVYMTHMEEVFQSQFAGKTTAVSSTIQPRFRYNPSFESVYAIVPSVPPILMILIPAILMAVSVAREKELGSIVNFYVSPATRIDFLVGKQLPYIAIGMINFVLLTLVALFVFKVPIKGNALMLFICALFYVTATTSLGLLISGITGSQVAAVFVTTIVTMVPTTQFSGMLQPVSTLIGGARVAGTLWPTTYYMHASVGAFTKALGSRLLMQDAAILAVFVPILLFTAVALLRPQEV